The following proteins come from a genomic window of Vallitaleaceae bacterium 9-2:
- a CDS encoding zf-HC2 domain-containing protein gives MTVCNEKYKELIALYSTGALTSEEEDVVKKHIKECDECKEEFEIYQAIEHELDLSMYQAPKTLHDDVMKRLPHKNETRVVRYQPYFSVAAAVVFVVLLGVVGLMNPNIRQTTSDETAIEYDMATGSVNEDNTQMKDSALEEENSEVEAFSAESSMSIAQDEEVTEEAAADDSIDAGNAQESIETNVIVEEQIIEDTPQATPRMAMEAVENDVDEQADDNYQIVFILAAIILIGIGGVLIYRRAKKR, from the coding sequence ATGACTGTTTGTAATGAAAAATATAAAGAGCTCATTGCGTTGTATTCAACAGGTGCGTTGACATCTGAAGAAGAAGATGTAGTAAAAAAACACATCAAAGAATGTGATGAATGTAAAGAAGAGTTTGAGATATATCAGGCAATTGAACATGAATTGGATTTATCCATGTATCAGGCACCTAAGACCTTGCATGACGATGTAATGAAGCGTTTACCCCATAAAAACGAAACTAGAGTTGTACGTTATCAGCCATATTTTAGTGTGGCAGCAGCCGTTGTATTTGTTGTTTTGTTGGGTGTTGTTGGCTTAATGAATCCAAATATTCGACAAACAACTTCAGATGAAACGGCAATAGAATATGATATGGCAACAGGAAGCGTTAATGAAGATAATACACAAATGAAAGATAGTGCTCTAGAAGAGGAAAATAGTGAAGTAGAAGCATTTAGTGCAGAAAGTTCTATGTCTATCGCTCAAGACGAAGAGGTGACAGAGGAAGCGGCTGCAGATGATTCTATTGATGCCGGGAATGCACAAGAAAGTATAGAGACAAATGTTATAGTCGAAGAACAAATCATAGAAGACACACCTCAAGCAACGCCTAGAATGGCGATGGAAGCGGTGGAGAATGATGTGGATGAACAAGCGGATGATAATTATCAGATCGTGTTTATCCTAGCGGCAATTATTTTAATAGGCATCGGCGGTGTCTTGATATATCGAAGAGCAAAAAAAAGATAG
- a CDS encoding sigma-70 family RNA polymerase sigma factor: MDTVEEKLIKKAQKGNVKAFEKLILQHEDHIYAIALKVLKNEADAYDAAQEICLKIYQKIDQFKFESAFSTWVHRLAINTAIDEYRKIKRKQQKEYSYDQPITDDNNTMKDFIEDTNDTPENSVVRQEQIQMVWQALEKLKEEQRNIIIMKDIEGRSYQEISESLQINMGTVKSRLARSRIALKEVLKDSWEQSSV; this comes from the coding sequence ATGGATACAGTTGAAGAAAAACTGATAAAAAAAGCCCAAAAAGGTAATGTAAAAGCTTTTGAAAAATTAATACTTCAACATGAAGATCATATATATGCTATTGCACTCAAAGTGCTTAAAAATGAAGCGGATGCATATGATGCAGCACAAGAAATATGTCTAAAGATATATCAAAAAATAGATCAGTTCAAATTTGAATCGGCATTTAGCACATGGGTGCATCGATTAGCGATAAATACAGCGATTGATGAATATCGTAAAATCAAAAGAAAGCAACAAAAAGAATACTCCTACGATCAGCCAATTACAGATGATAATAATACGATGAAAGATTTTATTGAAGATACAAACGATACGCCGGAGAATAGTGTTGTTCGTCAAGAACAAATTCAGATGGTTTGGCAAGCGTTGGAAAAATTAAAGGAAGAACAGAGAAATATTATTATAATGAAAGATATTGAAGGTCGGTCTTATCAAGAGATTAGTGAATCCTTACAAATCAATATGGGGACGGTCAAGTCACGCTTAGCTCGTTCGAGAATAGCCTTAAAAGAGGTTCTAAAAGACTCATGGGAACAATCTAGCGTTTGA
- a CDS encoding ISNCY family transposase, whose product MRKIELNMKEHHKYEIIKKLVETNGNKLNASIKIGCSVRHVNRMIAGYKANGKGYFQHGNKGRKPSITLDDETRQKILDLYRNKYYDANFSHFQELLAKYEHIQVSATTINNILSTEFILSPKANRKTKRRMKERLKAMKKMAKAKKDIKRIDTALVDIDDAHPRRPRCSFFGEMLQMDASIHQWYGQTKSQLHIAIDDATGSIVGAYFDEQETLNGYYNVFHQILSNYGIPYMFYTDRRTVFEYKQKRSASIEADTFTQFSYACHQLGVDIKTTSIPQAKGRVERLFQTLQSRLPVELRLKGVTTTKQANVFLNSYIKEYNAQFAIDSKHIKSVFEKQPPQEKINLILAVLSDRKIDNGHCIRYNKHYYMPTGRDGLPKHFYKGTKSLVIQAFDNQLYTSINDETYALRLIPEHEYSSINFDSLSKISEPKKQTIPPINHPWRQATFANFAKQQRHRIDFESACYTQEVLSN is encoded by the coding sequence ATGCGAAAAATTGAACTTAACATGAAAGAACATCACAAATATGAAATTATCAAGAAACTTGTTGAAACTAACGGTAACAAACTCAATGCTTCCATCAAGATCGGCTGTTCCGTTCGCCATGTGAACCGAATGATTGCCGGCTACAAAGCAAACGGCAAAGGTTATTTCCAGCATGGTAACAAAGGGCGAAAGCCTAGCATCACACTTGATGACGAAACCCGTCAGAAGATTTTGGATCTCTACCGCAACAAGTACTATGATGCCAACTTCTCACATTTCCAAGAACTCTTGGCAAAGTACGAACATATTCAGGTTTCTGCCACAACCATCAACAACATTCTAAGTACCGAATTCATCCTATCACCCAAGGCCAACCGAAAAACCAAACGAAGGATGAAGGAAAGGCTCAAGGCTATGAAAAAAATGGCAAAAGCGAAAAAGGACATCAAAAGAATCGACACTGCCTTGGTCGACATCGATGATGCCCATCCCCGCCGTCCCCGCTGTTCCTTCTTTGGTGAAATGTTGCAGATGGACGCCTCCATCCACCAATGGTACGGTCAGACAAAGTCCCAACTTCACATCGCCATCGATGATGCTACTGGCTCTATTGTAGGCGCCTATTTCGACGAACAGGAGACACTTAACGGCTATTACAACGTATTCCATCAAATCCTATCCAATTATGGAATTCCCTATATGTTTTATACCGACCGACGCACTGTTTTTGAATACAAACAAAAAAGATCCGCTTCTATCGAAGCCGATACCTTCACTCAGTTCAGTTATGCTTGTCATCAGTTGGGAGTTGATATTAAGACCACCAGTATCCCCCAAGCCAAAGGTCGGGTTGAACGGTTGTTCCAGACTTTGCAATCACGCCTTCCAGTCGAACTTCGACTGAAAGGTGTGACAACGACTAAGCAAGCCAACGTATTCTTGAACTCCTACATAAAAGAATACAATGCTCAGTTCGCAATAGACTCCAAGCATATCAAAAGTGTCTTTGAAAAGCAACCCCCTCAGGAAAAAATTAACCTCATTCTTGCCGTGCTTTCTGACCGCAAAATCGATAATGGTCATTGCATCCGTTACAACAAGCATTATTACATGCCAACAGGTCGAGATGGTTTGCCTAAGCACTTTTATAAAGGTACTAAATCTCTAGTTATCCAAGCTTTCGATAACCAGCTCTATACTTCAATCAATGATGAAACCTATGCCCTAAGGCTCATTCCTGAACATGAATACTCTTCGATTAACTTTGACAGCCTATCAAAAATATCCGAGCCTAAGAAGCAAACCATTCCCCCTATCAACCATCCATGGCGCCAGGCTACATTTGCGAACTTTGCAAAACAGCAACGCCATCGGATTGACTTTGAGTCTGCCTGCTATACGCAGGAAGTACTGTCCAACTAG
- a CDS encoding NUDIX hydrolase — translation MTEAVSCGGVVIHRGKILLLYKNYKGRYEGWVLPKGTVEEGEEYKDTALREVQEETGVKGNIIKYIGKSQYSFRVANDTVLKYVHWYLMKAYNYYSKPQKEEYFVDSGYYKFHEAYHLLKFPNEKQILEQAYAEYLELKKCNMWGNKKYM, via the coding sequence ATGACTGAAGCAGTAAGTTGTGGCGGGGTGGTAATCCACAGAGGAAAAATTCTATTACTCTATAAGAATTACAAAGGCAGATACGAAGGATGGGTCTTACCCAAAGGTACTGTCGAAGAAGGCGAAGAGTATAAAGACACTGCTCTACGTGAAGTGCAAGAAGAAACAGGCGTTAAAGGTAATATAATTAAATATATTGGTAAAAGCCAGTATTCCTTTCGGGTTGCCAATGATACCGTACTAAAATATGTACACTGGTACTTGATGAAAGCCTACAATTATTACAGTAAGCCGCAAAAAGAAGAATATTTTGTGGATTCAGGCTATTATAAATTCCATGAAGCCTACCACTTGCTTAAATTTCCAAATGAAAAGCAGATATTGGAACAAGCTTATGCGGAGTACCTAGAGTTAAAAAAATGTAATATGTGGGGAAACAAGAAGTATATGTAA
- a CDS encoding DUF3656 domain-containing protein: MLSKEKRPEILAPVGHIDAFYAAIKAGCDALYLGGLDFGARDYAKNFDHDTLIQIVRYAHLRNVRVYYTLNTLIKDIEYKKLDTELKFLDTLCLDGLIIQDLGVFEYIRKNYPTFILHGSTQLNIHNVEDARFFYELGFERVVLARECQLGDVEAICSQVPIEVETFVHGALCYAFSGQCFMSSFYGGRSGNRGKCAGPCRLPFTVDNADGYFLSMKDQMTLSILPQLILAGIDSFKIEGRMKNADYVFHATRLYRKYRELALTCIHENRVHEYSVEQKDINLLKVIYNRGDFTQGYYYAQPSSQISIEHPKHLGLKVGSARLEKQSLTLTLHEPLTKGDVLEWHVPTEYMHKAEHPTSTLDMDWTQKQLNLKKNLPIVKEILALCKDKKISFPIYKIYDPAFSKDYYAAHMEPITWVDVQVKANVGEPLTMNMIFIDDQGMEQSFHVEGVVVEPAKKRPLDEQQLKKQINKMDEQVFQFNKIDVSMGGDGFVPLGAINQLRRDGVALLEAHKLKMQWEQRKPYQLKNLLQKQVELKKEDRAIRSQPQIRVRIATTAQWKGLKASCQKEKKAIIERIYIDYTDMRIDEINSILIEKESIEPKAQFYLALPHVVLTASKKKMLEDFKQIDMQKIDGFLVRSLGQIELLKAYQKPLASDYNLHAFNQESANFLSDYFDTVTLSIELNARGMEDIIKQAPKLDIEWISYGHIALMHSGTCVYKSRYGKCDYTSKGHSMTLQDRKQEVQHVMCHCKFCYTTIYNAKATNLLDYTQQLKGKHRIEFTYESEEEVYQKMIELYRNNTIGFDENKMTKGHIQRGVK, from the coding sequence ATGTTAAGTAAAGAAAAACGCCCTGAAATATTAGCACCGGTGGGACATATCGATGCATTTTATGCAGCAATCAAAGCCGGCTGTGATGCGCTATATTTAGGAGGGCTTGACTTTGGAGCAAGGGATTATGCAAAAAACTTTGATCATGATACATTGATCCAAATTGTTCGCTATGCACATTTACGTAATGTAAGAGTGTATTATACCTTAAATACATTAATTAAGGATATCGAGTATAAAAAATTAGATACGGAGTTAAAATTTTTAGATACACTTTGTCTTGATGGCTTAATCATACAAGATTTAGGTGTTTTTGAATATATACGGAAAAACTATCCTACGTTTATACTTCATGGAAGTACCCAATTAAATATTCATAATGTCGAAGATGCACGTTTTTTTTATGAACTGGGATTTGAACGTGTAGTGTTGGCAAGGGAATGTCAACTAGGTGATGTTGAAGCAATTTGTTCTCAAGTTCCCATTGAAGTTGAGACATTTGTTCATGGTGCGCTATGTTATGCATTTAGTGGTCAATGCTTTATGAGTAGTTTTTACGGAGGACGAAGCGGTAATCGAGGTAAATGTGCAGGCCCTTGTCGCCTACCTTTTACAGTGGATAATGCAGATGGATATTTTCTTAGTATGAAAGATCAAATGACGCTTAGTATATTGCCGCAATTAATTCTTGCAGGAATTGATTCCTTTAAAATTGAGGGGCGGATGAAAAATGCCGATTATGTATTTCACGCAACACGTTTATATCGAAAATATAGAGAACTTGCACTTACATGTATCCATGAGAATCGAGTCCATGAATATAGTGTCGAACAAAAAGATATCAATTTATTAAAGGTTATCTATAACCGCGGGGACTTTACACAAGGCTATTATTATGCCCAACCATCTAGCCAAATATCAATCGAGCATCCAAAGCACCTTGGACTGAAGGTGGGAAGCGCAAGACTTGAGAAGCAATCATTAACGCTTACCTTACATGAACCTTTGACAAAGGGAGATGTTCTTGAATGGCATGTACCGACAGAATATATGCATAAGGCAGAACATCCCACAAGTACATTGGATATGGATTGGACTCAAAAACAACTGAATCTTAAGAAAAACCTACCTATAGTTAAAGAAATTCTGGCTTTGTGTAAAGATAAAAAAATCAGTTTTCCGATATATAAAATATATGATCCGGCATTTTCAAAAGATTATTATGCGGCGCATATGGAGCCAATAACTTGGGTTGATGTTCAGGTGAAGGCTAATGTTGGTGAGCCCTTAACTATGAATATGATCTTCATTGATGATCAAGGGATGGAACAATCCTTTCATGTAGAGGGGGTTGTTGTTGAACCGGCTAAAAAACGTCCTCTGGATGAACAACAGTTAAAAAAGCAAATCAATAAAATGGATGAACAAGTGTTTCAATTCAATAAGATTGATGTGTCAATGGGTGGTGATGGATTTGTACCTCTTGGGGCAATCAATCAACTGCGACGCGATGGCGTAGCACTATTAGAAGCGCATAAGCTTAAAATGCAATGGGAGCAAAGAAAGCCTTATCAACTAAAAAACTTACTGCAAAAACAAGTGGAGTTAAAAAAAGAAGATAGAGCGATAAGAAGCCAGCCTCAGATACGTGTGCGTATTGCAACTACGGCTCAATGGAAAGGTCTTAAGGCAAGCTGTCAAAAAGAAAAAAAGGCAATTATTGAGCGAATATATATTGATTATACGGACATGCGTATTGACGAAATCAATAGCATCTTAATAGAGAAAGAGTCGATAGAGCCCAAGGCACAATTTTACTTGGCTTTACCACATGTTGTTTTGACCGCATCGAAAAAAAAGATGCTAGAAGATTTTAAGCAAATAGACATGCAAAAAATAGACGGATTTTTAGTACGCAGCCTTGGACAAATTGAATTGTTAAAAGCATATCAGAAACCCTTGGCCTCAGATTATAATCTACATGCTTTTAATCAAGAGAGTGCTAATTTTTTATCAGACTATTTTGATACGGTCACACTGTCTATTGAATTAAATGCAAGGGGAATGGAAGACATCATTAAACAAGCTCCAAAATTGGACATCGAATGGATTAGCTATGGGCACATTGCATTGATGCACTCTGGCACCTGCGTTTATAAAAGCCGCTATGGAAAATGTGACTATACTTCAAAAGGCCATTCAATGACCCTACAAGACCGTAAGCAAGAAGTGCAGCATGTCATGTGCCATTGTAAGTTTTGTTATACAACAATATATAATGCAAAAGCAACGAATTTACTTGACTATACACAGCAACTCAAAGGTAAACATCGCATTGAATTTACGTATGAATCCGAAGAAGAAGTATATCAAAAAATGATAGAACTTTATCGCAATAATACGATTGGATTTGACGAGAATAAAATGACAAAAGGTCATATTCAACGCGGTGTAAAATAG
- the polA gene encoding DNA polymerase I has protein sequence MNKLLLIDGNSIMNRAFYGLPLLSDAKGRYTNAVFGFLNILFKTIDDEAPTHLLVAFDSHAPTFRHETYKEYKGNRKGMPDELRSQMPLIREVLDTMNIATYVEDGIEADDILGSLSLRFEDEGEVTVLSGDRDLLQLASEKTKISIPRTKGGTTTTEHYDYNSFMETYGFTPTQFIDVKGMMGDSSDNIPGIPGVGEKTAHKYIKKYQTLEGLYEHIDDLKGKTKEKVEANRELAFVSRDLATIKRDCSIEINLEQMRLEDYLNDQTFDLFKELNFTRLLTRFDFKTIEAANDVKDLEFKVFDQYPSYIETITKEAKAHKIAFYAYQEEDYLGLVCLVKKSSKNIQRFIYEQSTPLADDSKIGQDLLAVFSQAEQVLFYDIKAWMHAFHIPEEQVKFAFDDVHLMFYLAKPNKGDYPLLDLGLSYTDITLHTLDDLLGKGKKKVAINSIDASKRQNFLAQCVSIIHDSFKGLTQALVEDEMLGLYNTLEKPLLLILYSMEKEGICVDKQVLTQLSERLEVEIAEIQKHIFTLAGHEFNINSPKQLGVILFEELGLPVIKKTKTGYSTNVDVLEKLESKHPIIREILHYRQLTKLKSTYADGLFPYVLEDGKIHTTFNQTIASTGRLSSTEPNLQNIPIRLEEGRLIRKAFVPKQGHVFVSADYSQIELRVLAHLSQDDLLLEAYRENKDIHQLTASQVFHVPFDEVTKAMRRNAKAVNFGIVYGISDFGLSRDLNIPISEAKTYIQAYFDKYPKVKAFLDLTVAKAYEDGYVVTMYNRKRLIPELSNSNYMRRSFGERIAMNTPIQGSAADIIKIAMIKVYNRLKKEQLKSKMLLQIHDELIIEAPIQEQERVKNLLIEEMENAVILSVPMVADASIAKNWYEAK, from the coding sequence ATGAATAAATTGTTACTAATTGACGGAAATAGTATTATGAATCGGGCATTTTATGGACTGCCTTTATTGTCAGATGCCAAAGGAAGATATACAAATGCAGTCTTTGGTTTTTTAAATATCTTATTCAAGACTATTGATGATGAGGCGCCTACACATCTTTTGGTTGCATTTGACAGCCACGCGCCAACCTTTCGTCATGAGACATATAAGGAATATAAGGGGAATCGAAAAGGTATGCCAGACGAGCTTCGTAGCCAGATGCCTCTTATTCGTGAAGTTTTAGATACAATGAATATTGCAACATATGTGGAAGATGGAATTGAAGCAGATGATATTCTTGGAAGCTTGTCTTTGCGCTTTGAAGATGAAGGAGAAGTCACGGTGTTGTCAGGAGATCGAGACTTACTCCAGCTTGCAAGTGAAAAAACAAAGATTTCCATTCCTAGAACTAAAGGTGGAACAACAACGACCGAACATTATGACTATAATAGTTTTATGGAAACATATGGATTTACCCCGACACAATTTATTGATGTGAAAGGAATGATGGGGGATTCTTCTGATAATATCCCAGGAATTCCAGGTGTGGGAGAGAAAACGGCACATAAATATATAAAAAAATATCAAACTCTAGAAGGTTTATATGAACATATCGATGATTTAAAAGGCAAGACAAAAGAAAAAGTTGAAGCAAATAGGGAACTGGCTTTTGTTAGTCGAGATTTAGCTACAATTAAGCGAGACTGTTCAATTGAAATTAATCTAGAACAGATGCGTCTAGAAGATTATTTGAATGATCAAACATTCGACCTCTTTAAAGAGCTTAATTTTACACGTTTACTTACACGCTTTGACTTTAAAACAATCGAGGCGGCAAATGATGTAAAAGATTTAGAGTTTAAGGTTTTTGACCAATACCCTTCATATATAGAGACCATAACAAAAGAAGCCAAAGCGCATAAGATAGCATTTTATGCTTATCAAGAAGAAGATTACCTTGGCTTAGTGTGCTTGGTGAAAAAAAGTTCGAAAAATATCCAACGTTTTATTTATGAACAATCGACGCCACTAGCGGATGACTCTAAAATAGGACAAGATTTACTTGCAGTATTTTCTCAAGCCGAGCAGGTGCTTTTTTATGATATTAAAGCATGGATGCATGCGTTTCATATTCCTGAAGAACAAGTAAAATTTGCATTTGATGATGTACATCTAATGTTTTATTTAGCTAAACCCAACAAAGGCGATTATCCACTACTTGATCTTGGATTAAGCTATACAGATATTACATTACATACCTTGGATGATTTATTAGGCAAAGGGAAGAAGAAAGTGGCTATTAACAGCATCGATGCGAGTAAGCGACAAAACTTTTTAGCCCAATGCGTCAGTATCATACATGATAGTTTTAAAGGCCTTACTCAGGCACTGGTTGAAGATGAGATGCTTGGATTATATAATACGCTTGAAAAACCCCTTCTACTTATTTTATACAGTATGGAAAAAGAAGGGATCTGCGTTGATAAACAGGTTTTAACACAATTAAGCGAACGCCTTGAGGTAGAGATCGCAGAGATTCAAAAGCATATTTTTACATTGGCAGGGCATGAGTTTAATATTAATTCACCCAAACAACTAGGGGTTATTTTATTTGAAGAACTTGGTCTGCCAGTAATCAAAAAAACAAAAACAGGATACTCAACGAATGTGGATGTGTTAGAAAAACTTGAGAGCAAACACCCTATTATAAGAGAGATATTACACTATCGACAGTTGACTAAACTAAAGTCAACCTATGCAGATGGATTGTTTCCATATGTATTGGAAGATGGTAAAATACATACAACGTTTAATCAAACGATTGCAAGCACAGGACGGTTGAGTAGTACAGAGCCTAACCTTCAAAATATTCCTATAAGACTTGAAGAGGGACGCCTGATTCGAAAAGCATTTGTACCAAAGCAAGGGCATGTGTTTGTTAGTGCGGATTATTCTCAAATTGAATTGCGGGTTTTAGCGCATTTGTCCCAGGATGATTTATTACTGGAGGCATACAGGGAAAATAAAGATATTCATCAATTAACCGCTTCCCAAGTATTTCATGTACCTTTTGATGAGGTTACCAAAGCAATGCGGCGTAATGCCAAAGCGGTTAACTTCGGTATTGTCTATGGTATAAGTGATTTTGGACTTAGCCGTGACTTAAATATTCCAATCTCGGAAGCCAAAACATATATTCAGGCATATTTTGATAAATATCCAAAAGTCAAAGCGTTTTTAGATTTGACAGTAGCCAAAGCTTATGAAGATGGATATGTGGTTACAATGTATAACCGTAAACGATTAATTCCTGAGTTGTCAAATAGTAATTATATGCGACGTTCATTTGGTGAACGTATTGCTATGAATACACCGATTCAAGGAAGTGCAGCAGATATTATCAAAATCGCGATGATTAAGGTGTATAATCGCCTAAAAAAAGAACAACTAAAGTCAAAAATGCTATTACAGATTCATGATGAATTAATTATCGAAGCGCCGATACAAGAGCAAGAACGTGTGAAGAATTTGTTAATTGAAGAGATGGAAAATGCGGTAATTCTTTCGGTTCCTATGGTAGCAGATGCATCGATTGCAAAGAATTGGTATGAGGCTAAGTAA
- a CDS encoding FtsW/RodA/SpoVE family cell cycle protein, giving the protein MQNLSIVLNYIYVIMLAVFTLNIMVTYKLSTDEKKASLTMEQIILFAMCFLGHGYILFNNAVDQKGLTILGLNVIAIGLFVYGSQLSNYLEPIVWHVIAMLHLIGSIMLHRLDPDLALKHTLFACVGFIVMVGVLAIVRRMKKMDKLTWVYIILSVALLFSVNATVNGATNWVNIRGITFQPSEIVKILFAFSLAAIFHSQKNFLGLVKGSMYSGMLILILVYQRDLGSALLFFVTYIVLSYMYYQKRWLPFAQIGVLSVASVVAYQLFSHIQVRIISWLYPFNYIDREGYQITQSLFAFARGKWMGTGLMQGMPKRIPVVNSDFIFAAIGEELGSFFVLLTIFLFYMLIIMLLAQCQKSKRRFFLYAGVGMTVMLGFQGFLIIGGVIKLVPLTGVTFPFVSYGGTSLLTSIGMVGCIDLMSKLPCRKEKYSYNAHTLISLKVVMTILYMALIGYFMFFIVVQSEDVQLNSYNKRLEFIEKEIIRGSIYDSTGEVLAYTKVEGDTQQRIYPFGNSYAHVVGYTNPGKTGIEADLNMQLLDSNQNFLQQLLRNVKAQERRGSDIHLTLNHTLQQIADTSLGNRKGAVVAMDPTTGKILAMVSKPDFDPNVLYQTYGQLSTDAKEATLLNRVTNGLYPPGSTFKALTALTYIREHSEPFSYVCKGAHQFAEKTIHCYGDTAHGEVSIKEAFAYSCNTAFAVMGEAVTTEQLEETANDLFFNQALPYAYNHKRSQFGFPEYVSAALRAETVIGQGETMITPLHNLIITSAIANGGLIVEPYLVDYIENPNGKIVEQTLPNGYETTLTVDEIKALREYMVATVTMGTGKKLRSDHYSAAGKTGAAENPFGATHAWFVGFAPAQEPQIAVSILVENAGSSGANAVPIAKELFDAYLLN; this is encoded by the coding sequence ATGCAAAATCTAAGTATTGTGCTTAACTATATTTATGTTATTATGTTGGCGGTTTTCACACTGAATATAATGGTCACATACAAACTCTCAACAGATGAAAAAAAAGCTTCGTTAACAATGGAGCAAATCATATTGTTTGCTATGTGCTTTTTGGGCCATGGCTATATTCTCTTTAATAATGCAGTCGATCAAAAAGGCTTAACTATATTAGGTCTAAACGTCATTGCTATTGGTTTGTTTGTGTATGGAAGTCAACTTTCCAATTATCTCGAACCGATTGTATGGCATGTTATTGCCATGCTTCATTTAATCGGCTCCATTATGTTGCACAGATTAGATCCGGACCTTGCTTTAAAGCATACTTTATTTGCATGTGTTGGCTTTATAGTGATGGTTGGTGTATTAGCAATCGTTCGCCGCATGAAAAAGATGGACAAACTAACATGGGTATATATCATCTTATCGGTGGCATTATTGTTTAGTGTTAATGCAACCGTCAATGGTGCGACAAACTGGGTCAATATTCGAGGCATTACATTTCAACCTTCAGAAATTGTAAAAATATTGTTTGCATTTTCTTTGGCAGCTATTTTTCACAGTCAGAAAAACTTCTTAGGACTTGTCAAAGGATCTATGTATAGCGGTATGCTTATTCTTATCCTTGTATATCAAAGAGACCTAGGAAGTGCCCTTTTGTTTTTTGTTACCTATATTGTCTTGTCGTATATGTACTATCAAAAAAGATGGTTGCCCTTTGCACAAATCGGTGTGTTAAGTGTTGCAAGCGTTGTTGCATATCAATTATTTTCGCATATTCAAGTACGTATTATCTCATGGTTATATCCATTTAATTATATCGACCGAGAAGGCTATCAAATTACTCAATCCCTCTTTGCATTTGCCCGTGGAAAATGGATGGGCACCGGATTGATGCAAGGGATGCCTAAACGAATCCCGGTAGTAAATTCAGACTTTATTTTTGCAGCAATTGGTGAAGAACTTGGAAGCTTTTTTGTTCTTCTTACTATTTTTTTGTTTTATATGCTGATTATCATGTTGCTTGCCCAATGTCAAAAGAGTAAAAGACGATTTTTTCTATATGCAGGTGTTGGTATGACGGTGATGCTTGGATTTCAGGGCTTTTTGATTATTGGAGGTGTCATTAAGTTGGTGCCCCTTACAGGAGTGACCTTTCCCTTTGTAAGTTATGGAGGAACATCGTTATTGACTTCTATAGGTATGGTTGGCTGTATTGACTTAATGAGCAAATTACCATGTCGAAAAGAAAAATATAGCTATAATGCCCATACATTGATTTCGTTAAAAGTTGTTATGACTATCCTTTATATGGCGCTTATCGGATACTTTATGTTCTTTATCGTTGTTCAAAGTGAAGATGTACAGTTAAATAGTTATAATAAGCGTTTAGAATTTATTGAAAAAGAAATTATTCGTGGATCCATTTATGATAGTACGGGAGAGGTGCTAGCATATACAAAAGTTGAAGGCGATACTCAACAGCGTATTTATCCGTTTGGCAATAGCTATGCCCATGTCGTTGGTTATACGAATCCCGGAAAAACGGGAATTGAAGCAGATTTAAACATGCAGCTTCTAGATAGCAACCAAAACTTCTTACAGCAATTGCTTCGCAATGTCAAAGCACAAGAGCGCCGCGGAAGCGATATACATCTTACACTTAACCATACATTGCAACAAATTGCAGATACTAGTCTTGGTAATCGAAAAGGGGCTGTTGTAGCTATGGATCCGACCACAGGTAAGATCTTAGCAATGGTTTCAAAACCGGACTTTGATCCTAATGTTCTCTATCAAACATATGGCCAATTGTCTACAGATGCTAAAGAGGCAACGTTGCTTAATCGTGTGACGAATGGATTATATCCTCCAGGCTCAACCTTTAAGGCATTGACAGCGTTGACCTATATACGTGAACATTCAGAGCCCTTTTCTTATGTATGTAAGGGGGCGCACCAATTTGCAGAAAAAACAATTCATTGTTATGGTGACACGGCGCATGGTGAAGTATCCATTAAAGAAGCTTTTGCATATTCGTGTAATACAGCTTTTGCGGTCATGGGAGAGGCTGTGACAACAGAGCAGCTTGAAGAGACTGCCAATGATCTGTTTTTTAACCAAGCACTTCCTTATGCGTATAACCATAAAAGAAGTCAATTTGGCTTCCCGGAATATGTGTCTGCTGCACTGCGTGCTGAGACCGTTATTGGGCAAGGAGAAACAATGATTACTCCTTTGCATAATCTAATTATTACAAGTGCTATTGCGAATGGAGGATTGATTGTAGAACCGTATTTGGTTGATTATATTGAGAATCCGAACGGAAAAATTGTTGAACAAACATTACCTAATGGTTATGAGACAACGCTGACAGTTGATGAAATCAAAGCGTTGCGGGAATATATGGTAGCCACAGTTACAATGGGAACAGGAAAAAAACTGCGTAGTGACCACTATAGCGCTGCAGGTAAGACTGGGGCTGCAGAGAATCCTTTTGGAGCGACACATGCATGGTTTGTTGGATTTGCACCCGCACAAGAGCCGCAAATAGCGGTGTCTATTCTGGTTGAAAACGCAGGGTCCAGTGGTGCTAACGCAGTGCCAATCGCAAAAGAGTTGTTTGATGCATATTTATTGAATTAG